The Hydrogenophaga crocea genome contains a region encoding:
- a CDS encoding acyltransferase family protein has translation MGRSLLIDTVKAVASQLIVLHHLSLYAPMADWLATAWPGFMAFLHQEGRLAVQPFLVVGGFLTVHSLHQRHLHSPLPLVWQRYLRLLPQFLVALVLVVLATWLMGQELAHEDWVSPLPTAGVLIAHVLFLQDVLGIPSLTAGAWYLAIDLQLFALFAVLAWFTARLDAPLANRVAPAVVAVATALSLLLFSRRPALDEWAIYHLAAYGLGALAAWARLHPPARAWWWAAMALVLVDASWDPRPRPLLAMATALALFAGSHLRWTAVSTPLRRAIAHLSDMSYSIFVCHFAVILLVSGLWNRLDLHGVGPALAWSAFAWALSIGVGVAVQRLCDRWMLRGRAPALGAAR, from the coding sequence ATGGGTCGCTCGCTGTTGATCGACACGGTCAAGGCCGTGGCGTCGCAACTCATCGTGTTGCACCACCTCTCGCTGTACGCGCCCATGGCCGACTGGCTCGCGACGGCCTGGCCCGGCTTCATGGCCTTTCTCCACCAGGAGGGCCGGCTGGCCGTGCAGCCCTTCCTGGTGGTAGGCGGCTTCCTCACCGTGCACTCGCTGCACCAGCGCCACCTGCACTCGCCGCTGCCCCTGGTGTGGCAGCGCTACCTGCGCCTGCTGCCGCAGTTCCTCGTGGCCCTGGTGCTGGTGGTGCTGGCCACCTGGCTCATGGGCCAGGAGCTCGCGCACGAAGACTGGGTCTCGCCCCTGCCCACGGCGGGCGTGCTGATCGCCCATGTGCTGTTCCTGCAGGACGTGCTGGGCATTCCTTCGCTCACCGCTGGCGCCTGGTACCTCGCGATCGACCTGCAGTTGTTCGCGCTGTTCGCCGTGCTGGCCTGGTTCACCGCCCGCCTGGACGCGCCGCTGGCCAACCGCGTCGCGCCCGCGGTGGTGGCCGTGGCCACGGCCTTGTCGCTGCTGCTGTTCAGCCGCCGGCCCGCGCTCGACGAGTGGGCCATCTACCACCTCGCGGCTTACGGCCTCGGGGCGCTGGCCGCCTGGGCGCGCCTGCACCCGCCCGCGCGCGCCTGGTGGTGGGCCGCAATGGCCCTGGTGCTGGTCGACGCGAGCTGGGACCCGCGCCCGCGCCCCTTGCTGGCCATGGCCACGGCCCTGGCGCTGTTCGCGGGCTCGCACCTGCGCTGGACCGCCGTCTCGACGCCGTTGCGCCGCGCCATCGCCCACCTCAGCGACATGTCCTACAGCATCTTCGTCTGCCACTTCGCGGTCATCCTGCTCGTGAGCGGCCTGTGGAATCGCCTGGACCTGCACGGCGTGGGGCCGGCCCTGGCCTGGAGCGCGTTCGCCTGGGCCTTGTCCATCGGCGTCGGCGTGGCGGTGCAGCGGCTGTGCGATCGCTGGATGCTCAGGGGCCGGGCCCCGGCATTGGGCGCGGCCCGCTGA
- the gdhA gene encoding NADP-specific glutamate dehydrogenase: MKYASAHQFLQHVAARNPGQPEFLQAVTEVMESLWPFIERHPRYAEHGLLDRLVEPERVVMFRVSWVDDHGAVQVNRGYRIQHSMAIGPYKGGIRFHPSVNLSVLKFLAFEQTFKNALTTLPMGGGKGGADFDPKGRSPGEVMRFCQAFVTELFRHVGADTDVPAGDIGVGGREVGYMAGMTKKLSNRADCVFTGKGLSFGGSLIRPEATGYGTVYFADEMLKTRGLSFQGLRVSVSGSGNVAQYAVEKAMALGAKVVTVSDSSGTVVDEQGFSPEKLAVLMDVKNHHFGRVSDYAARTGAHFEAGKRPWHVPVDVALPCATQNELDAQDAALLIRNGVKCVAEGANMPSTIEAAKAFEDAGVLFAPGKASNAGGVATSGLEMSQNALRLSWPREEVDARLLQIMQGIHAACVRHGRRADGTVSYVDGANIAGFVKVADAMLAQGVV; encoded by the coding sequence TTGAAGTACGCGAGCGCCCACCAATTCCTGCAACACGTTGCCGCGCGCAACCCCGGCCAGCCCGAGTTCCTGCAAGCCGTCACCGAGGTGATGGAAAGCCTGTGGCCCTTCATCGAGCGCCACCCCAGGTACGCGGAGCACGGCCTGCTCGACCGCCTCGTGGAGCCCGAGCGGGTGGTGATGTTCCGCGTGTCCTGGGTCGACGACCACGGCGCCGTGCAGGTCAACCGCGGCTACCGCATCCAGCACAGCATGGCCATCGGCCCGTACAAAGGCGGCATCCGCTTCCACCCCTCGGTGAACCTGTCGGTGCTGAAGTTTCTGGCCTTCGAGCAGACTTTCAAGAATGCGCTCACCACCTTGCCCATGGGCGGCGGCAAAGGCGGCGCCGACTTCGATCCCAAGGGCCGCAGCCCCGGTGAGGTGATGCGCTTCTGCCAGGCCTTCGTGACCGAGCTGTTCCGCCACGTGGGCGCCGACACCGACGTTCCCGCGGGCGACATCGGCGTGGGTGGCCGCGAGGTGGGCTACATGGCCGGCATGACCAAGAAGCTCAGCAACCGCGCCGACTGCGTGTTCACCGGCAAGGGCCTGAGCTTCGGGGGCTCGCTGATCCGCCCCGAGGCCACGGGCTATGGCACGGTGTACTTCGCCGACGAGATGCTCAAGACCCGCGGCCTGTCGTTCCAGGGCCTGCGCGTGTCGGTGTCGGGCTCGGGCAATGTGGCGCAGTACGCGGTGGAAAAGGCCATGGCCCTGGGCGCCAAGGTGGTCACGGTGTCCGATTCGAGTGGCACGGTGGTCGACGAGCAGGGCTTTTCGCCCGAGAAGCTGGCCGTGCTCATGGACGTCAAGAACCACCACTTCGGCCGCGTGAGCGACTACGCCGCGCGCACCGGTGCGCACTTCGAGGCCGGCAAGCGTCCCTGGCACGTGCCGGTCGACGTGGCGCTGCCCTGCGCCACGCAGAACGAGCTCGACGCACAGGACGCTGCCCTGCTGATCCGCAACGGCGTGAAGTGCGTGGCCGAGGGCGCGAACATGCCTTCGACCATCGAGGCCGCCAAGGCCTTCGAGGACGCGGGCGTGCTGTTCGCGCCCGGCAAGGCCAGCAACGCGGGCGGTGTCGCCACCTCGGGCCTGGAGATGAGCCAGAACGCGCTGCGCCTGTCGTGGCCGCGCGAAGAGGTCGACGCCCGCCTGCTGCAGATCATGCAGGGCATCCACGCGGCCTGCGTGCGCCACGGCCGGCGCGCCGATGGCACGGTGAGTTACGTGGACGGCGCGAACATCGCGGGCTTCGTGAAGGTGGCCGACGCCATGCTCGCGCAGGGCGTGGTCTGA
- a CDS encoding ATP-dependent helicase, with protein sequence MSSAGLNLAQLEAVNHLGGPCLVLAGAGSGKTRVITHKIARLIQAGLEANRIAAITFTNKAAAEMRERAGHLVGRDARKVLICTFHALGVRLLREDGAALGLKPQFSILDTDDITSLLKDCGSTTDAATARQWQWTISAWKSAGLNGAAALAQARDEAERSTALIMQRYEERLVAYQAVDFDDLIALPLKLLREHDAVRERWQQKMGHVLVDEYQDTNATQYELLKLLVGERARFTAVGDDDQSIYGWRGATLDNLKRLPQDYPQLKVIKLEQNYRSTSAILRAANNVIGPNPKLFPKTLWSELGEGEPVRVVDCDNEEHEAERAVARIQSLRANSAHKEWRDFAILYRANHQARAFEQSLRRAQIPYKVSGGQSFFDKAEIRDLCAWLRLLVNNDDDPAFLRSATTPKRGIGHTTLQQLGGFATQYKLSLFEALFSHSLPSAVSNRAIGALHEFGRQVNELEYRARHTVGHEAARAFLNEWLKDIGYEQHLYDNEDNEKVAAARWTNVMEFCDWVAGRCGGQIEDAAGTSTETERKTLLEVVQTIALISTLSEREQDQNVVTLSTLHASKGLEWPHVVLVGVNEGLLPFKVDDDELPGEVQQQRIQEERRLMYVGITRAQRTLAVSWLKRRKKGRESVPGAASRFIAEMALDKETVKEDPREKLKALRAEFAQRAKAASDTQKAQA encoded by the coding sequence ATGTCGTCCGCCGGTCTGAACCTCGCCCAGCTCGAAGCCGTGAACCACCTGGGCGGCCCCTGCCTGGTGCTGGCGGGCGCGGGCTCGGGCAAGACGCGCGTGATCACGCACAAGATCGCGCGCCTGATCCAGGCCGGTCTCGAGGCCAACCGCATCGCGGCCATCACCTTCACCAACAAGGCGGCGGCCGAGATGCGCGAGCGCGCGGGCCACCTGGTGGGTCGCGACGCGCGCAAGGTGCTGATCTGCACCTTCCACGCGCTGGGCGTGCGGCTGCTGCGCGAGGACGGCGCGGCCCTGGGCCTGAAGCCGCAGTTCAGCATCCTCGACACCGACGACATCACCAGCCTGCTCAAAGACTGCGGCAGCACCACCGACGCGGCCACCGCGCGCCAGTGGCAGTGGACCATCAGCGCCTGGAAGAGCGCGGGACTCAACGGCGCGGCCGCGCTCGCGCAGGCACGCGACGAGGCCGAGCGCAGCACCGCGCTCATCATGCAGCGCTACGAAGAGCGCCTGGTGGCCTACCAGGCGGTGGACTTCGACGACCTGATCGCGCTGCCGCTCAAGCTGCTGCGCGAGCACGACGCGGTGCGCGAGCGCTGGCAGCAGAAGATGGGCCATGTGCTGGTCGACGAATACCAGGACACCAACGCCACGCAGTACGAACTGCTCAAGCTGCTGGTGGGCGAGCGCGCGCGCTTCACCGCGGTGGGCGACGACGACCAGTCGATCTACGGCTGGCGCGGCGCCACGCTCGACAACCTCAAGCGGCTGCCCCAGGACTACCCGCAGCTCAAGGTCATCAAGCTCGAGCAGAACTACCGCTCCACCAGCGCGATCCTGCGCGCGGCCAACAACGTCATCGGCCCCAACCCCAAGCTGTTTCCCAAGACGCTGTGGAGCGAGCTCGGCGAAGGCGAGCCGGTGCGCGTGGTGGACTGCGACAACGAAGAGCACGAGGCCGAGCGCGCGGTGGCACGCATCCAGAGCCTGCGCGCGAACTCGGCGCACAAGGAGTGGCGCGACTTCGCCATCCTCTACCGCGCCAACCACCAGGCGCGCGCCTTCGAACAATCGCTGCGCCGCGCGCAGATCCCCTACAAGGTGTCGGGCGGCCAGAGCTTTTTCGACAAGGCCGAGATCCGCGACCTCTGCGCCTGGCTGCGGCTGCTGGTCAACAACGACGACGACCCGGCCTTCCTGCGCTCGGCCACCACGCCCAAGCGCGGCATCGGCCACACCACGCTGCAGCAGCTCGGGGGCTTCGCCACGCAGTACAAGCTCAGCCTGTTCGAGGCGCTGTTCTCGCACTCGCTGCCCAGTGCGGTGTCCAACCGCGCCATCGGCGCGCTGCACGAGTTCGGCCGCCAGGTGAACGAGCTCGAGTACCGCGCCCGCCACACGGTGGGCCACGAGGCCGCGCGCGCCTTCCTCAACGAATGGCTCAAGGACATCGGCTACGAGCAGCACCTCTACGACAACGAGGACAACGAGAAGGTGGCCGCGGCGCGCTGGACCAACGTGATGGAGTTCTGCGACTGGGTCGCGGGCCGCTGCGGCGGGCAGATCGAGGACGCGGCCGGCACCAGCACCGAAACCGAGCGCAAGACCCTGCTCGAGGTGGTGCAGACCATCGCGCTGATTTCCACGCTGTCCGAGCGCGAGCAGGACCAGAACGTGGTCACGCTGTCCACGCTGCACGCGTCCAAGGGCCTGGAGTGGCCGCACGTGGTGCTGGTGGGGGTCAACGAAGGCCTGCTGCCGTTCAAGGTCGACGACGACGAGCTGCCCGGCGAAGTGCAGCAGCAGCGCATCCAGGAAGAGCGCCGGCTGATGTACGTGGGCATCACGCGCGCCCAGCGCACGCTCGCGGTGAGCTGGCTCAAGCGCCGCAAGAAGGGCCGCGAGAGCGTGCCCGGCGCCGCGAGCCGCTTCATCGCCGAGATGGCGCTCGACAAGGAGACCGTGAAGGAAGACCCGCGCGAGAAGCTCAAGGCCTTGCGCGCGGAATTCGCGCAGCGCGCCAAGGCCGCGAGCGACACGCAGAAGGCGCAGGCATGA
- a CDS encoding AEC family transporter, translated as MLQVLLVTFPFFALVLAGYVAARRRMLPLEAIPGLNGFVLFFALPCMLFRMGSTTPIAQLLDARVIAVYLLCGLLIVAFTIAISLNRRIRWNDASLGALVAAFPNSGFMGVPLIVALLGPVAGGTVILTMVVDMVVTTSLCIALSRLDGAGGEGRAAVFAAGRKALRGVLTNPMPWAITLGGVASAWAFRLPGPVEKTVWLLADAASPVALFTIGAVLARAQMTANHPMPLSDYLPVSVIKLVVHPLLVLVVGLLAQRLGLGLSETALTVMVLTAALPAASNVSLLAERFGADNGRIARIILVTTAAAFLTFSAAVTWLT; from the coding sequence GTGCTGCAGGTCCTGCTGGTTACCTTTCCGTTCTTCGCGCTCGTGCTCGCCGGTTACGTGGCGGCGCGCCGGCGCATGCTGCCGCTCGAGGCCATTCCCGGCCTCAACGGCTTCGTGCTGTTCTTCGCGCTGCCCTGCATGCTGTTCCGCATGGGCTCGACGACGCCGATCGCGCAACTGCTCGACGCGCGCGTGATCGCGGTCTACCTGCTGTGCGGTCTGCTCATCGTGGCCTTCACCATCGCCATCTCGCTCAACCGGCGCATCCGCTGGAACGACGCTTCGCTGGGCGCGCTGGTGGCGGCCTTCCCCAACTCGGGATTCATGGGCGTGCCCCTGATCGTGGCCTTGCTGGGCCCGGTCGCGGGCGGCACGGTGATCCTCACCATGGTGGTCGACATGGTGGTCACCACCTCGCTGTGCATCGCGCTCTCGCGCCTGGACGGCGCGGGTGGCGAAGGGCGCGCGGCCGTGTTCGCGGCCGGCCGCAAGGCCTTGCGCGGCGTGCTCACCAACCCCATGCCCTGGGCCATCACGCTCGGCGGCGTGGCCTCGGCCTGGGCATTCCGCCTGCCGGGGCCGGTCGAAAAAACGGTCTGGCTGCTCGCTGACGCGGCCTCGCCCGTGGCGCTGTTCACCATCGGCGCGGTGCTCGCGCGCGCGCAGATGACGGCCAACCACCCCATGCCCTTGTCCGACTACCTGCCGGTGTCGGTGATCAAGCTGGTGGTGCACCCGCTGCTGGTGCTGGTCGTGGGCCTGCTCGCGCAGCGGCTCGGCCTGGGCCTGTCCGAGACCGCGCTCACGGTGATGGTGCTCACGGCGGCCTTGCCCGCCGCGAGCAACGTGTCCTTGCTGGCCGAGCGCTTCGGCGCCGACAACGGGCGCATCGCGCGCATCATCCTGGTCACCACCGCGGCGGCCTTTCTCACGTTCTCGGCCGCCGTCACCTGGCTGACTTGA
- the katG gene encoding catalase/peroxidase HPI produces MSEAKCPFHGAAGSGTQNKDWWPNQLRLDLLSQHSEKSNPLGKAFNYREAFQSLDYAALKADLNKLMTDSQDWWPADFGNYAGLMIRMAWHSAGTYRVGDGRGGAGRGQQRFAPLNSWPDNVSLDKARRLLWPIKQKYGQKISWADLMILAGNVALENAGFRTFGFAGGREDVWEPDQDVYWGKETTWLAGSNTPNSRYSDSKPGERTLENPLGAVQMGLIYVNPEGPDANGDPLAAAHDIRETFKRMAMDDEETVALIAGGHTLGKTHGAGPASHVGADPEAATLEAQGFGWTSTYGSGKGKDTITSGLEVTWTSTPARWSNDFFQFLFKYEWVQTRSPAGAIQWEAKDAEAIIPGPTPDSPKRKPTMLTTDLSLRFDPAYEKISRKFLNDPQAFADAYARAWFKLTHRDLGPKSRYLGPEVPKEDLIWQDPLPAPVHRPTAADIADAKAKIAAAGIPVAELVATAWASASTFRGGDKRGGANGARIRLAPQKDWAVNQIAAKVLPKLEVIQKASGKLSLADVIVLAGGVGIELAAKAAGRTVEVPFAPGRVDATADQTDVESFQYLEPFADGFRNYQKAKSAIPAEHLLVDKAQLLTLTAPEMTALVGGLRVLGANFDGGRHGVFTAQPGRLTNDFFVNLLDMSTEWKPAGELFEGRDRQSGAVKWTGTRVDLVFGSNSVLRALAEVYASADGQDKFVQDFVAAWTKVMNLDRFDLA; encoded by the coding sequence ATGTCAGAAGCCAAATGCCCTTTCCACGGCGCCGCCGGCAGCGGCACGCAGAACAAGGACTGGTGGCCCAACCAGTTGCGCCTCGATCTGCTGAGCCAGCACTCCGAAAAGTCCAACCCCCTGGGCAAGGCCTTCAACTACCGTGAGGCCTTCCAGTCGCTCGACTACGCGGCGCTCAAGGCCGACCTGAACAAACTCATGACCGATTCGCAGGACTGGTGGCCTGCCGACTTCGGCAACTACGCGGGCCTGATGATCCGCATGGCCTGGCACAGCGCCGGCACCTACCGCGTGGGCGACGGTCGCGGCGGCGCGGGCCGGGGCCAGCAGCGCTTCGCCCCGCTGAACTCGTGGCCCGACAACGTGAGCCTGGACAAGGCGCGCCGCCTGCTGTGGCCGATCAAGCAGAAATACGGCCAGAAGATCTCCTGGGCCGACCTCATGATCCTCGCCGGCAACGTGGCGCTGGAAAACGCGGGCTTTCGCACCTTCGGTTTCGCGGGCGGCCGCGAAGACGTGTGGGAACCCGACCAGGACGTGTACTGGGGCAAGGAAACCACCTGGCTGGCCGGCAGCAACACGCCCAACAGCCGCTACAGCGACAGCAAGCCGGGCGAGCGCACGCTCGAAAACCCGCTGGGCGCCGTGCAGATGGGCCTGATCTACGTGAACCCCGAAGGCCCCGACGCCAACGGCGATCCGCTCGCGGCGGCGCACGACATCCGCGAGACCTTCAAGCGCATGGCGATGGACGACGAGGAAACCGTGGCGTTGATCGCGGGCGGCCACACCCTGGGCAAGACCCACGGCGCCGGCCCGGCCAGCCACGTGGGCGCCGACCCCGAGGCCGCCACGCTCGAAGCGCAGGGCTTCGGCTGGACCAGCACCTACGGCTCCGGCAAGGGCAAGGACACCATCACCTCGGGCCTGGAAGTCACCTGGACCAGCACGCCGGCGCGCTGGAGCAACGACTTCTTCCAGTTCCTGTTCAAGTACGAATGGGTGCAGACCCGCTCGCCCGCGGGCGCCATCCAGTGGGAAGCGAAAGACGCCGAGGCCATCATCCCCGGCCCCACGCCCGACTCGCCCAAGCGCAAGCCCACGATGCTCACGACCGACCTGTCGCTGCGCTTCGACCCGGCCTACGAGAAGATCTCGCGCAAGTTCCTCAACGACCCGCAGGCCTTCGCCGACGCCTATGCCCGCGCGTGGTTCAAGCTGACCCACCGCGACCTGGGCCCGAAATCGCGCTACCTGGGCCCCGAGGTGCCGAAGGAAGACCTGATCTGGCAAGACCCGCTGCCCGCGCCGGTGCACCGGCCCACCGCGGCCGACATCGCCGACGCGAAAGCGAAGATCGCGGCCGCCGGCATCCCCGTGGCCGAGCTCGTGGCCACGGCCTGGGCCTCGGCCTCGACCTTCCGCGGTGGTGACAAACGCGGCGGCGCCAACGGCGCGCGCATCCGCCTCGCGCCGCAGAAGGACTGGGCCGTGAACCAGATCGCCGCCAAGGTGCTGCCCAAGCTCGAAGTGATCCAGAAGGCCAGCGGCAAGCTCTCGCTGGCCGACGTGATCGTGCTTGCGGGCGGTGTGGGCATCGAACTGGCGGCCAAGGCCGCGGGCCGCACGGTCGAGGTGCCCTTCGCCCCGGGCCGCGTCGATGCCACGGCCGATCAGACCGACGTCGAGTCGTTCCAGTACCTCGAGCCCTTCGCCGACGGCTTCCGCAACTACCAGAAGGCGAAGTCGGCGATCCCGGCCGAGCACCTGCTGGTCGACAAGGCGCAGCTGCTCACGCTGACCGCGCCCGAGATGACCGCGCTCGTGGGCGGCCTGCGCGTGCTGGGCGCCAACTTCGACGGTGGCCGCCACGGCGTGTTCACCGCCCAGCCGGGCCGGCTCACGAACGACTTCTTCGTGAACCTGCTCGACATGAGCACCGAGTGGAAGCCGGCCGGCGAGCTCTTCGAAGGCCGCGACCGCCAGAGCGGCGCGGTGAAGTGGACCGGCACCCGCGTCGACCTGGTGTTCGGCTCGAACTCGGTGCTGCGCGCGCTCGCCGAGGTGTACGCCAGCGCCGACGGCCAGGACAAGTTCGTGCAGGACTTCGTGGCCGCCTGGACCAAGGTCATGAACCTGGACCGCTTCGACCTCGCCTGA
- the priA gene encoding replication restart helicase PriA produces the protein MYHWPAVVVATPAHSGVGDLLSYRSGAALAAGTLVRVPLGAREVLGIVWRCDDAPPEGLAPGQARDVAQVLDALPPLDAGWRELVAFAARYYQRGLGEVALAALPPPLRDLTPEQLARRLKRPAKAAAAEIAPDHERALSPEQAGALAAIDGATAPVLLFGTTGSGKTEVYLQACAHALASETTAQVLVLVPEINLTPQLEERFRARFATVHGHDAVVSLHSGMTPPQRLAAWIAAHTGRARIVLGTRLAVFASLPGLRLIVVDEEHDPSYKSQDGARYSARDLAIYRARVAGARVVLGSATPSLESWHASEQGRYRRLDMPSRIGGGALPRLRLVDMNHQPKGALIAPPLLAAMAERVARGEQCLVLINRRGYAPVLACHACGWKSGCPHCSAYRVFHKLDRTLRCHHCGFTQRVPRACPDCGNLDIEPIGRGTEQVEEQLARLLAEARRPDGGPARVARMDADTTKAKGSLEAQLAALHAGEVDVLVGTQMIAKGHDFRRITLVAAINADASLFASDHRAPERLFALLLQAAGRAGRDAAHSAASELWVQTWHPEHKLFAHLRAHDHPGFAKAELADRQAAAMPPFAHQALLRADARTQEAAQGFLKAASRAAQALPQREAVTLYPAVPLTIQRVANVERAQLLVESDSRAALQRFLTAWQPLLLQARSAPEARGLIRYAVDVDPLSV, from the coding sequence ATGTACCACTGGCCCGCCGTCGTCGTGGCCACCCCGGCGCACAGCGGGGTGGGCGACCTGCTGAGTTACCGCAGCGGCGCGGCGCTGGCGGCCGGCACGCTGGTGCGCGTGCCCCTGGGCGCGCGCGAGGTGCTGGGCATCGTGTGGCGCTGTGACGACGCACCGCCCGAAGGCCTGGCGCCCGGCCAGGCGCGCGACGTGGCCCAGGTGCTCGACGCCCTGCCGCCGCTGGACGCCGGCTGGCGCGAACTGGTGGCCTTTGCCGCGCGCTACTACCAGCGCGGCCTGGGCGAGGTGGCGCTGGCCGCGCTGCCGCCGCCGCTGCGCGATCTCACGCCCGAGCAACTGGCGCGCCGGCTCAAGCGGCCGGCCAAGGCCGCCGCGGCCGAGATCGCTCCCGACCACGAACGCGCCCTCAGCCCCGAGCAGGCCGGGGCCCTGGCCGCCATCGACGGCGCGACCGCCCCGGTGCTGCTGTTCGGCACCACCGGCAGCGGCAAGACCGAGGTCTACCTGCAGGCCTGCGCGCACGCCCTGGCCAGCGAGACCACGGCCCAGGTGCTGGTGCTGGTGCCCGAGATCAACCTCACCCCGCAACTCGAAGAGCGCTTTCGCGCGCGCTTCGCCACGGTGCACGGCCACGACGCGGTGGTGAGCCTGCACAGCGGCATGACGCCGCCCCAGCGCCTGGCGGCCTGGATCGCGGCCCACACCGGGCGTGCACGCATCGTGCTGGGCACGCGTCTTGCGGTGTTCGCCAGCCTGCCGGGTCTGCGGCTCATCGTGGTCGACGAGGAACACGACCCGAGCTACAAGAGCCAGGACGGCGCGCGCTACTCGGCGCGCGACCTCGCCATCTACCGCGCCAGGGTCGCCGGCGCGCGCGTGGTGCTGGGCTCGGCCACGCCCTCGCTGGAGAGCTGGCACGCGAGCGAGCAGGGCCGCTACCGGCGACTGGACATGCCCTCGCGCATCGGCGGCGGCGCGCTGCCGCGCCTGCGCCTGGTCGACATGAACCACCAGCCCAAGGGCGCACTGATCGCTCCGCCCCTGCTCGCGGCCATGGCCGAGCGCGTGGCGCGCGGCGAGCAGTGCCTGGTGCTGATCAACCGCCGCGGCTACGCGCCGGTGCTCGCCTGCCACGCCTGCGGCTGGAAAAGCGGCTGCCCGCACTGCAGCGCCTACCGCGTGTTCCACAAGCTCGACCGCACGCTGCGCTGCCACCACTGCGGCTTCACGCAGCGCGTGCCGCGCGCCTGCCCCGACTGCGGCAACCTCGACATCGAGCCCATCGGCCGCGGCACCGAGCAGGTGGAAGAACAGCTCGCGCGCCTGCTCGCCGAGGCGCGCCGCCCCGATGGCGGGCCCGCGCGCGTGGCGCGCATGGACGCCGACACCACCAAGGCCAAAGGCAGCCTCGAAGCCCAGCTCGCGGCGCTGCACGCCGGCGAGGTCGACGTGCTCGTGGGCACGCAGATGATCGCCAAGGGCCACGATTTCCGCCGCATCACGCTGGTGGCCGCGATCAACGCCGACGCCTCGCTGTTCGCCAGCGACCACCGCGCGCCCGAGCGCCTGTTCGCGCTGCTGCTGCAGGCCGCGGGCCGTGCCGGCCGCGACGCGGCCCACAGCGCGGCGAGCGAGCTCTGGGTTCAGACCTGGCACCCCGAACACAAGCTGTTCGCGCACCTGCGCGCGCACGACCACCCGGGCTTTGCCAAGGCCGAACTCGCCGACCGCCAGGCCGCGGCCATGCCGCCGTTCGCGCACCAGGCGCTGCTGCGCGCCGACGCGCGCACCCAGGAGGCCGCGCAGGGTTTCCTCAAGGCCGCGTCGCGCGCGGCACAAGCGCTGCCCCAGCGCGAAGCGGTGACGCTCTACCCCGCGGTGCCGCTGACCATCCAGCGCGTGGCCAACGTGGAGCGCGCGCAGCTGCTGGTGGAAAGCGATTCGCGCGCGGCGCTGCAGCGCTTCCTCACCGCGTGGCAGCCGCTGCTGCTGCAGGCGCGCAGCGCGCCCGAGGCGCGCGGCCTGATCCGCTACGCGGTGGACGTGGACCCGCTGAGCGTCTGA
- the hemE gene encoding uroporphyrinogen decarboxylase, with translation MSFAPLKNDSFLRACLRQATDHTPVWLMRQAGRYLPEYRATRAKAGSFMGLATNVDYATEVTLQPLDRYPLDAAILFSDILTVPDAMGLGLSFALGEGPKFEKTVRTEADVAALAAPDLEKLRYVFDAVTSIRKALNGRVPLIGFSGSPWTLACYMVEGGGSDDYRHVKSLMYARPDLMHRILAVNADAVAAYLNAQIEAGAQAVMVFDSWGGVLADGAFQAFSLAYTARVLSQLKREHAGARIPRIVFTKGGGLWLDEMKPLDCDVLGLDWTISLARARALVGEGPNAKALQGNIDPNVLFAPPAAIEAEVVKVLESFGRPHTGPGTGPTHVFNLGHGISQHTPPEHVTALVEAVHAHSRRLRQPA, from the coding sequence ATGTCCTTTGCCCCCCTGAAGAACGACAGCTTCCTGCGCGCCTGCCTGCGCCAGGCCACCGACCACACGCCCGTGTGGCTCATGCGTCAGGCCGGCCGCTACCTGCCCGAATACCGCGCCACGCGCGCCAAGGCCGGCAGCTTCATGGGGCTGGCCACCAACGTCGACTACGCGACCGAGGTCACGCTGCAGCCGCTCGATCGCTACCCGCTCGACGCCGCCATCCTGTTCTCCGACATTCTCACCGTGCCCGACGCCATGGGCCTGGGCCTGTCGTTCGCACTCGGCGAGGGCCCGAAGTTCGAGAAGACCGTGCGCACCGAGGCCGACGTGGCCGCGCTGGCCGCGCCCGACCTCGAGAAGCTGCGCTACGTGTTCGACGCCGTCACCTCGATCCGCAAGGCCCTGAACGGCCGGGTGCCCCTGATCGGCTTCTCGGGCAGCCCCTGGACCCTGGCCTGCTACATGGTGGAAGGCGGCGGCTCGGACGACTACCGCCACGTGAAGTCGCTGATGTACGCGCGTCCGGACCTGATGCACCGCATCCTCGCGGTCAACGCCGACGCGGTGGCGGCCTACCTCAACGCGCAGATCGAGGCCGGCGCGCAGGCCGTGATGGTGTTCGACAGCTGGGGCGGCGTGCTCGCCGACGGCGCGTTCCAGGCCTTCAGCCTCGCCTACACCGCGCGCGTGCTCTCGCAACTGAAGCGCGAACACGCGGGCGCGCGCATCCCGCGCATCGTGTTCACCAAGGGCGGCGGGCTCTGGCTCGACGAGATGAAGCCGCTCGACTGCGACGTGCTGGGCCTGGACTGGACCATCTCGCTGGCCCGCGCGCGCGCCCTGGTGGGCGAAGGCCCGAACGCCAAGGCCCTGCAGGGCAACATCGACCCCAACGTGCTGTTCGCCCCGCCCGCGGCGATCGAGGCCGAGGTGGTCAAGGTGCTCGAGAGCTTCGGCCGACCGCACACGGGCCCGGGCACCGGCCCCACGCACGTGTTCAACCTGGGCCACGGCATCAGCCAGCACACCCCGCCCGAGCACGTCACCGCGCTGGTCGAGGCGGTGCATGCGCATTCGCGGCGCCTGCGCCAGCCGGCCTAG